A genomic segment from Nicotiana tabacum cultivar K326 chromosome 9, ASM71507v2, whole genome shotgun sequence encodes:
- the LOC107793152 gene encoding serine/threonine-protein phosphatase PP2A catalytic subunit-like yields MSLDPVVSSQGNLDEQIAQLMQCKPLSEQEVRGLCGKAKEILMDESNVQPVKSPVTICGDIHGQFHDLAELFRIGGKCPDTNYLFMGDYVDRGYYSVETVTLLVALKVRYPQRITILRGNHESRQITQVYGFYDECLRKYGNANVWKTFTDLFDYFPLTALVESEIFCLHGGLSPSIETLDNIRNFDRVQEVPHEGAMCDLLWSDPDDRCGWGISPRGAGYTFGQDISEQFNHTNNLKLIVRAHQLVMEGFNWAHDQKVVTIFSAPNYCYRCGNMASILEVDDCNGHTFIQFEPAPRRGEPDVTRRTPDYFL; encoded by the exons ATGAGCTTAGATCCAGTGGTGTCATCTCAAGGAAATCTTGATGAGCAAATTGCTCAGCTTATGCAGTGCAAGCCCTTATCTGAACAAGAG GTAAGAGGATTATGCGGGAAAGCAAAagagatcttaatggatgaaagCAACGTGCAG CCAGTGAAAAGCCCTGTGACTATATGTGGTGATATTCATGGGCAGTTCCATGATCTTGCTGAGCTTTTTCGTATTGGTGGGAAG TGTCCTGACACTAACTATCTATTTATGGGAGATTATGTAGATCGTGGATACTATTCTGTTGAAACAGTAACG CTTTTGGTAGCTCTCAAAGTTCGGTATCCTCAGCGGATTACAATTTTGAGGGGAAATCATGAGAGTCGTCag ATTACTCAGGTGTATGGGTTTTATGATGAATGTTTACGAAA ATATGGTAATGCCAATGTGTGGAAGACTTTCACAGATCTATTTGACTATTTCCCTCTCACGGCTTTG GTTGAATCCGAAATTTTTTGCCTCCATGGTGGTTTGTCGCCATCTATTGAAACTCTTGATAATATACGTAATTTTGACCGAGTCCAAGAAGTTCCACATGAAGGGGCTATGTGTGATCTTTTGTGGTCTGATCCTGATGATCGTTGCGGCTGGGGTATTTCACCCAGGGGTGCTGGATATACATTTGGCCAA GATATATCTGAGCAGTTTAACCACACCAACAACTTAAAGCTAATTGTGAGAGCACACCAACTGGTCATGGAGGGATTCAATTGGGCACAT GATCAAAAAGTGGTTACCATATTTAGTGCCCCTAATTATTGCTACCGCTGTGGGAATATGGCATCCATCTTGGAAGTTGACGACTGCAATGGACATACATTCATTCAG TTTGAACCAGCTCCTAGAAGAGGGGAACCAGATGTAACCCGAAGAACGCCAGATTACTTCTTATGA
- the LOC107793151 gene encoding phytoene synthase 2, chloroplastic-like, with amino-acid sequence MCPTILPYSPNSCLRAGNGRFSSENCRGKLPIRAEVLTVAPKKKGQSKIHELSVQGIAHTHQRVREVVWRQTHVTNDCYRKPSFDPMFLEEAYELCRKICAEYAKTFYLGTKLMTAERQKAIWAIYGKCRRTDELVDGPNADYMNNTALDRWEERLEDIFNCRPYDLLDSALTDTISNFPLDIKPFKDMIEGMRMDTRKSRYANFQELYMYCYCVAGTVGLMSVPIMGIAPESPVSAQTVYNSALHLGIGNQLTNILRDVGEDALRGRVYLPQDELAQYGICAEDVFSRKVTDQWREFMKEQIRRAKFYFNLAEEGASHLNKASRWPVWSSLILYRKILDAIEENDYDNLTKRAYVGRAKKLVTLPVSYVKALSLPSLAIQ; translated from the exons ATGTGTCCAACAATACTTCCTTATTCACCCAACTCTTGCCTTAGAGCAGGAAATGGAAGATTTTCATCTGAAAATTGCAGAGGAAAATTACCTATAAGAGCTGAAGTTCTTACAGTTGCACCTAAGAAGAAGGGACAAAGTAAAATCCATGAATTATCAGTACAAGGAATTGCTCACACTCATCAACGTGTTCGCGAAGTTGTTTGGAGGCAAACACATGTTACAAATGATTGTTATAGAAAGCCAAGTTTTGATCCTATGTTTCTTGAAGAAGCTTATGAATTATGCAGGAAAATTTGTGCAGAATATGCTAAAACTTTCTACTTAG GAACTAAACTGATGACTGCAGAGAGACAAAAAGCAATATGGGCTATCTATGGTAA ATGCAGAAGGACAGATGAACTTGTCGATGGACCGAATGCTGACTACATGAACAACACTGCTCTTGATAGATGGGAAGAAAGATTAGAAGACATTTTCAACTGCAGACCTTATGACTTGCTTGATTCTGCTTTAACTGATACCATTTCCAACTTCCCTTTAGACATCAAG CCATTCAAGGACATGATAGAGGGAATGAGAATGGACACGAGGAAAAGCCGATATGCAAATTTCCAGGAACTATATATGTACTGCTACTGTGTGGCTGGAACAGTTGGACTAATGAGTGTACCAATAATGGGAATTGCACCAGAATCTCCAGTTTCAGCTCAAACTGTATATAACTCAGCACTTCATTTAGGCATAGGGAATCAACTTACTAACATTCTTAGAGATGTTGGAGAAGA TGCATTGAGAGGAAGAGTTTATCTGCCACAAGATGAACTAGCACAGTATGGAATATGTGCCGAAGACGTGTTTTCGAGAAAAGTCACTGATCAATGGAGGGAATTCATGAAAGAGCAGATCAGAAGGGCAAAATTCTACTTCAACTTGGCTGAGGAGGGTGCTTCTCATCTTAACAAAGCTAGCCGTTGGCCG GTTTGGTCATCCTTAATTTTGTACAGGAAAATTTTGGATGCAATAGAGGAAAATGATTATGATAACTTAACAAAGAGAGCTTATGTGGGGAGGGCCAAAAAGTTGGTAACTTTACCTGTTTCATATGTTAAAGCTCTATCACTGCCAAGTTTGGCCATTCAATAG